A window from Megalobrama amblycephala isolate DHTTF-2021 linkage group LG9, ASM1881202v1, whole genome shotgun sequence encodes these proteins:
- the rcvrn3 gene encoding recoverin 3 → MGNAQSGGIPKEFVDDLKLTTRFSEAEITQWYENFQKQCPTGRITLQQFEEIYGKFFPDSDAKAYAQHVFRSFDTNDDGTLDFKEYVVALHMTSSGKSTLKLEWVFSLFDVDKNGYVTKPEVLELSEALFKLIPKDKQANLPSDESTPEKRAEKLWAIFEKKDNERVAEGEFIQAIEESEVALRLIQYDHK, encoded by the exons ATGGGAAACGCACAGAGTGGAGGGATTCCCAAAGAGTTTGTGGATGACCTCAAGCTGACCACCAGGTTCTCTGAAGCTGAGATCACCCAGTGGTATGAGAACTTCCAGAAGCAGTGTCCTACAGGTCGCATCACACTACAACAGTTCGAGGAGATCTACGGCAAATTCTTCCCAGACAGTGATGCCAAGGCCTATGCCCAACACGTTTTTCGGTCCTTTGACACCAACGATGATGGAACATTAGACTTTAAGGAGTATGTCGTTGCTCTTCACATGACCTCCTCAGGCAAGTCGACCTTGAAGCTGGAGTGGGTCTTCTCACTGTTTGATGTGGACAAGAATGGTTACGTCACAAAACCTGAAGTGTTGGAACTCAGCGAG GCCCTTTTCAAACTCATACCCAAAGACAAGCAGGCAAATCTTCCCAGTGATGAAAGCACACCAGAGAAAAGAGCAGAGAAACTCTGGGCCATCTTTGAAAAAAAGGACAATG AGCGAGTCGCAGAGGGGGAGTTCATCCAAGCCATCGAAGAAAGCGAAGTTGCACTACGTCTCATTCAGTATGATCATAAATGA